From the genome of Brevibacterium sp. JSBI002, one region includes:
- a CDS encoding acyl-CoA thioesterase — protein MHSGATNPLLDEFTRVLLELRWGDMDAYGHVNNVTQLKLLEEARVRALGSPTHSSDAPTTPGQHGVSETVSGVEIPTIFAAASATTELLVASHAIEYRAPIPYRTGPIAVDLVISDARPASVTVGYVICEPDGSRTYTVAETVIVFIDIASGRPRRLSEAETVAMEMVLGTPVPLRRARR, from the coding sequence ATGCACTCTGGCGCCACCAACCCCCTTCTCGACGAATTCACCCGCGTACTGTTGGAACTGAGATGGGGTGATATGGACGCCTACGGCCACGTGAACAACGTCACCCAGCTCAAACTGCTGGAAGAGGCGCGCGTCCGTGCCCTCGGCTCTCCCACCCACAGTTCCGATGCACCGACCACGCCGGGACAGCATGGGGTGTCCGAGACGGTCAGCGGGGTCGAGATACCGACCATCTTCGCCGCCGCCTCTGCCACCACCGAACTGCTCGTGGCCTCCCACGCAATCGAATACCGTGCCCCGATTCCCTATCGGACCGGACCCATCGCGGTCGATCTCGTCATCAGCGATGCGCGACCCGCCTCGGTGACGGTGGGCTATGTCATCTGCGAACCGGACGGTTCGCGCACCTACACGGTCGCCGAGACCGTCATCGTCTTCATCGACATCGCCAGCGGCCGGCCACGGCGCCTCAGCGAAGCCGAGACCGTCGCCATGGAAATGGTGCTCGGCACGCCCGTTCCGCTGCGGAGGGCCCGACGATGA
- a CDS encoding globin — MSQTTDGSIFEAVGGHDTFTRLVDVFYQHVDADAQLIAMYPDGHELEGAKHRLQMFLEQYFGGPSTYQEQRGHPRLRMRHFDYPIDFDARDRWLRCMRAALDDVSLPPLYDEMFWDYFQRAATAMVNTNPNIR; from the coding sequence ATGTCGCAGACAACTGACGGTTCCATCTTCGAGGCCGTCGGCGGGCATGACACGTTCACCCGCCTTGTCGACGTGTTCTACCAGCACGTCGATGCGGATGCTCAGCTCATTGCGATGTACCCCGACGGCCATGAGCTGGAGGGGGCGAAGCACCGTCTGCAGATGTTCCTCGAGCAGTATTTCGGGGGTCCGTCGACCTACCAGGAGCAGCGAGGTCACCCGCGACTGCGGATGCGGCATTTCGACTATCCGATCGATTTCGATGCCCGGGACCGCTGGCTGCGCTGCATGCGCGCGGCTCTCGACGATGTGAGCCTGCCGCCGCTGTACGACGAGATGTTCTGGGACTACTTCCAGCGGGCAGCGACAGCGATGGTGAATACGAACCCGAACATCCGGTGA
- a CDS encoding mechanosensitive ion channel family protein, producing the protein MTTDAIDSTVQNASDFDWATFLLGAPLKITVIIIGAIVVNLVIRLFIRRFTTAVAKGTVGSEKAESAGRTKFSATALEAQRTGIDEQTIKERRAQRAKTVGRMLSSVTTILVSVIAVLMILDALSFNIAPILASAGIAGVAIAFGAQELVRDYLSGFFIVIEDQYGIGDTVDLGEAVGEVEDVGLRRTQIRDLTGTLWHVRNGEILRVGNLSQGWARAVLDIPIDYRTSMDEYREMTEDITRTLRKDPELSKAMLEDPEIAGVQSLSGSHRVIRTMVKTKPNLQWMVERAFRAELMTQLAKRGGQIGMVQETVLRTLPAQEKAMAPAVAEDSENPSPLPGDQEIRSTVQEDSPSEGSSDVADN; encoded by the coding sequence ATGACAACCGATGCAATAGATTCCACTGTTCAGAACGCAAGTGACTTCGATTGGGCAACGTTCCTCCTCGGCGCTCCGCTGAAGATCACCGTGATCATCATCGGCGCCATCGTCGTCAATCTCGTCATCCGGCTCTTCATCCGCAGGTTCACCACCGCGGTCGCCAAGGGCACCGTCGGCAGCGAGAAGGCTGAAAGCGCCGGCCGAACGAAGTTCTCCGCCACTGCGCTTGAGGCCCAACGCACCGGGATCGATGAACAGACGATCAAGGAACGCCGAGCCCAGCGAGCGAAGACCGTGGGACGGATGCTGTCGTCGGTGACGACGATCCTCGTCAGCGTCATCGCGGTCCTCATGATCCTCGATGCCCTGAGCTTCAACATCGCCCCGATCCTCGCTTCTGCCGGTATCGCCGGTGTCGCCATCGCCTTCGGTGCTCAGGAGCTCGTCCGCGACTACCTGTCGGGATTCTTCATCGTCATCGAAGACCAGTACGGAATCGGTGACACCGTCGACCTCGGCGAGGCCGTCGGTGAAGTCGAGGACGTCGGCCTGCGTCGCACTCAGATCCGCGACCTCACGGGCACCCTGTGGCATGTGCGCAACGGTGAGATCCTGCGCGTGGGCAATCTGTCCCAGGGTTGGGCACGCGCCGTCCTCGACATCCCCATCGACTACCGGACCTCGATGGATGAATACCGCGAGATGACCGAGGACATCACGCGCACTCTGCGGAAGGATCCCGAGCTGTCGAAAGCGATGCTCGAAGATCCGGAGATCGCCGGTGTCCAGTCGCTGTCGGGCTCCCACCGCGTCATCCGCACCATGGTCAAGACCAAACCGAACCTGCAGTGGATGGTCGAGCGTGCCTTCCGTGCCGAACTGATGACCCAGCTGGCCAAGCGCGGCGGACAGATCGGTATGGTGCAGGAGACGGTTCTGCGTACTCTGCCCGCTCAGGAGAAGGCGATGGCTCCGGCAGTCGCCGAGGATTCCGAGAATCCCTCGCCCCTGCCCGGTGACCAGGAGATCCGCAGCACCGTGCAGGAGGACTCCCCCAGTGAAGGATCGAGCGATGTCGCAGACAACTGA
- the pepN gene encoding aminopeptidase N, whose product MPQHNLTRDEARERSAIVDVSSYEHTLILTGAGESFRVRSRIRFTAAADSTTFIDAITASIERVRLNGTDLDLAEVVAPARITLPGLAAENELIVDAHFTYMNTGEGLHRFVDPIDDEIYLYSQFEVPDARRVFPVFEQPDIKSPYSFTVVAPEKWTVVSNSPTPTPSDPKETFAELGEEPQEGMAVWQFAPTTPISSYITAIIAGPYESVHSQLTSSDGSIVPLGLYCRASLLEHLDATKLFRITKAGFEFFEREFGVSYPFEKYDQLFVPEFNAGAMENAGAVTILENYVFRSRPTEALVERRTVTILHELAHMWFGDLVTMRWWNDLWLNESFAEFMSTLATAEATEFADAWTTFATIEKSWAYRQDQLPSTHPIVAPIDDLADVEVNFDGITYAKGASVLKQLVAWVGRKEFFSGLKSYFDKHAWSNTELSDLLTELEATSGRDLESWSKLWLEESGVNLLEAVVTAEAGDGTAEASGTDEQTISSLRVTQQPWSIPGQPTPSLRPHRLAVGFYSDNGQGRLQRTQSFPLDVDGESAEVDEARGLALPDVIVVNDADLSYAKVRFDARSMDTAANRLGDFDDSLTQLLVLATLWDEVRDGERPVHDYIRTVLTHLGAITHSSGLLTQMRQLDTAVGSYLPPQERKRMHAEVADRFIEVLETTEEGSDQAFQFVRGFIRHATTPVQLDRLKSWLRPETERMYGIALDTDLTWEIIIGLCANDVVDDSTVEDMSRRDPSATGVRHAATARASRPTSASKSQTFTRMVDDANLPNSELGALALGFGTGLQTNSGDTIAAEAPLRSFADEYFARVAGWWETRTLEMAQTMTLRLYPPVSSATVDATSQWLDDHPSAPKGLVRLMRENLADAKRALQVQRVSSASKGSLNLHS is encoded by the coding sequence GTGCCGCAACACAATCTCACCCGCGACGAAGCACGCGAACGTTCAGCCATCGTGGACGTCTCGAGCTACGAGCACACTCTGATCCTCACAGGAGCTGGTGAGAGTTTCCGCGTCCGTTCACGTATCCGGTTCACCGCGGCAGCGGATTCGACGACGTTCATCGACGCCATCACCGCGAGTATCGAGCGCGTCCGACTCAACGGCACGGACCTCGACCTCGCCGAGGTGGTCGCACCGGCCCGCATCACCCTTCCCGGCCTCGCCGCTGAGAACGAACTCATCGTCGATGCGCATTTCACCTATATGAACACCGGAGAAGGTCTGCACCGATTCGTCGACCCGATCGATGATGAGATCTACCTCTACTCTCAGTTCGAGGTCCCAGACGCACGCCGTGTCTTCCCCGTCTTCGAACAGCCCGATATCAAGTCTCCTTACTCATTCACCGTCGTCGCGCCGGAGAAGTGGACCGTCGTCTCGAACTCCCCCACTCCGACTCCGAGCGATCCGAAGGAGACTTTCGCTGAGCTCGGAGAGGAACCGCAGGAGGGCATGGCGGTGTGGCAGTTCGCCCCCACCACGCCGATCTCGTCGTATATCACCGCGATCATCGCCGGCCCGTATGAGTCCGTGCATTCGCAGCTGACTTCCTCCGACGGTTCGATTGTTCCGCTGGGCCTGTACTGCCGTGCGTCGCTGCTCGAACATCTCGATGCGACGAAGCTGTTCCGGATCACGAAAGCCGGTTTCGAGTTCTTCGAACGCGAGTTCGGTGTCTCCTACCCGTTCGAGAAGTACGATCAGCTCTTCGTGCCCGAGTTCAATGCCGGAGCAATGGAGAATGCCGGGGCCGTGACGATCCTCGAGAACTATGTGTTCCGGTCGCGTCCCACCGAGGCTCTTGTCGAACGCCGGACCGTCACGATCCTCCACGAGCTCGCCCATATGTGGTTCGGCGATCTCGTCACCATGCGCTGGTGGAACGATCTGTGGCTCAACGAGTCCTTCGCCGAGTTCATGTCGACGCTGGCGACGGCCGAGGCCACCGAATTCGCCGATGCGTGGACGACCTTCGCCACGATCGAGAAGTCGTGGGCCTACCGACAGGATCAGCTCCCGAGCACACACCCGATCGTCGCCCCGATCGACGACCTTGCCGACGTCGAAGTCAACTTCGACGGAATCACCTACGCCAAGGGAGCTTCCGTGCTCAAACAGCTCGTGGCCTGGGTCGGTCGCAAGGAGTTCTTCTCCGGCCTCAAGAGCTACTTCGACAAGCACGCGTGGTCGAACACCGAGCTCTCCGATCTGCTCACGGAGCTCGAGGCCACCTCGGGCAGGGACCTGGAGAGCTGGTCGAAGCTGTGGCTGGAGGAATCCGGGGTCAACCTCCTCGAAGCCGTCGTCACCGCTGAGGCCGGTGATGGCACGGCCGAGGCATCGGGAACGGACGAGCAGACGATCTCGAGCCTGCGCGTGACTCAGCAGCCCTGGTCGATTCCGGGTCAGCCGACTCCGTCGCTGCGTCCGCACCGGTTGGCCGTCGGCTTCTATTCGGACAATGGGCAGGGACGTCTGCAACGCACTCAGTCCTTCCCTCTCGACGTCGACGGAGAATCCGCAGAGGTGGACGAGGCTCGGGGCCTGGCGCTGCCCGATGTCATCGTCGTCAACGACGCCGATCTCAGCTATGCGAAGGTCCGCTTCGACGCCCGCAGCATGGACACTGCGGCGAACAGACTGGGTGACTTCGACGATTCGCTCACCCAGCTCCTCGTGCTGGCAACGCTGTGGGATGAGGTCCGTGACGGCGAACGGCCCGTCCACGATTACATCCGCACTGTGCTCACCCACCTGGGCGCCATCACCCATTCCTCCGGACTGCTCACGCAGATGCGCCAGCTCGATACCGCAGTCGGCTCCTACCTGCCGCCGCAGGAGCGCAAGAGGATGCACGCCGAGGTGGCTGACCGTTTCATCGAGGTCCTCGAGACGACCGAGGAAGGATCGGACCAGGCCTTCCAGTTCGTGCGCGGATTCATCCGTCACGCGACCACCCCCGTTCAGCTTGATCGGCTGAAGTCCTGGCTGCGACCGGAGACCGAACGCATGTATGGGATCGCCCTGGACACCGATCTCACATGGGAGATCATCATCGGCCTATGCGCGAACGACGTCGTCGACGATTCGACAGTCGAGGACATGAGCCGCAGAGACCCCAGCGCCACCGGCGTCCGCCACGCCGCGACGGCACGGGCCAGCCGCCCCACCTCGGCGTCGAAATCGCAGACCTTCACACGTATGGTCGACGATGCGAATCTGCCGAACTCGGAACTCGGGGCGCTCGCTCTCGGCTTCGGTACCGGGCTGCAGACGAACTCCGGAGATACCATCGCCGCCGAGGCGCCGCTGCGGTCCTTCGCCGACGAATACTTCGCACGGGTGGCAGGCTGGTGGGAGACGCGCACCCTGGAGATGGCGCAGACGATGACTCTGCGGCTGTACCCACCGGTGAGTTCTGCCACAGTCGACGCCACGTCGCAGTGGCTCGACGATCACCCCTCAGCGCCGAAGGGCCTGGTGCGGCTGATGCGGGAGAACCTCGCCGATGCGAAGCGGGCGCTGCAGGTTCAGCGTGTGTCCAGCGCTTCCAAGGGATCATTGAACCTTCACAGCTAG
- a CDS encoding disulfide bond formation protein DsbA, which yields MSKETLDLWFDTACPWAWMTSRWGLEVAKVRDVEVKFHPMSLNFLNRDKDIPEDYRALMNRALAPMRIVTAAIAEHGEEIAEPLYTAIGTRIHPGEEKDFEKAVSEALAELQLPADLMKYGESDDYDAQLQASHDEALSLVGDDVGTPICRVAGTAFFGPVVTPAPKREDAGRLFDGVLAVASTPGFFELKRTRDQGPNFD from the coding sequence GTGAGCAAGGAAACACTCGATCTGTGGTTCGACACGGCCTGCCCGTGGGCGTGGATGACCTCACGCTGGGGACTCGAAGTGGCGAAGGTCCGCGACGTCGAGGTGAAGTTCCACCCGATGAGCCTGAACTTCCTCAATCGGGACAAGGACATTCCCGAGGACTACCGGGCACTGATGAACCGGGCCCTGGCCCCGATGCGCATCGTCACCGCCGCGATCGCCGAGCACGGTGAGGAGATCGCCGAACCTCTCTACACCGCGATCGGCACAAGGATCCATCCGGGCGAAGAGAAGGACTTCGAGAAGGCAGTGTCCGAGGCTCTGGCCGAGCTTCAGCTGCCCGCCGACCTGATGAAGTACGGCGAGAGCGATGACTACGACGCGCAGCTCCAGGCCTCCCACGACGAGGCTCTGAGCTTGGTCGGCGACGATGTCGGCACACCGATCTGCCGCGTCGCCGGAACCGCGTTCTTCGGTCCTGTCGTCACCCCCGCTCCGAAGAGAGAAGACGCCGGGCGGCTCTTCGACGGAGTCCTCGCGGTCGCCTCGACGCCGGGATTCTTCGAACTCAAGCGCACACGTGACCAGGGCCCGAACTTCGACTGA
- a CDS encoding ribose-5-phosphate isomerase produces MKVHLGTDHAGFEFKEVLKAHLESAGHDVIDHGALDYDALDDYPAFCIAAAQAVVDDQAAGVDALGVVIGGSGNGEQMAANLVKGARTALAWNPEISKLARQHNNAQIVAVGARQHPEAEAIAIVDAFLAEPFSGDERHERRISIMAKYEEQGQQAL; encoded by the coding sequence ATGAAAGTCCACCTCGGCACCGACCACGCCGGATTCGAATTCAAAGAGGTGCTCAAGGCGCACCTCGAGTCAGCCGGGCACGACGTCATCGACCACGGCGCCCTTGATTATGACGCGCTCGATGACTACCCGGCGTTCTGCATCGCCGCGGCGCAGGCCGTCGTCGATGACCAGGCCGCAGGCGTCGACGCGCTCGGCGTCGTCATCGGCGGGTCGGGCAACGGCGAACAGATGGCCGCGAACCTGGTCAAGGGAGCGCGTACCGCTCTGGCCTGGAACCCGGAGATCTCGAAGCTGGCCCGTCAGCACAACAACGCGCAGATCGTCGCCGTCGGTGCCCGCCAGCACCCGGAAGCCGAAGCGATCGCGATCGTCGATGCATTCTTGGCCGAGCCGTTCTCCGGCGATGAGCGCCACGAACGCCGCATCAGCATCATGGCGAAGTATGAGGAGCAGGGCCAGCAGGCTCTGTAA
- a CDS encoding alcohol dehydrogenase catalytic domain-containing protein, which translates to MKIQGAVLREMKRPRPFAQSQPISVETLELDEPGPGEVRVRMTAAGVCHSDLSVVDGNRPRPLPMLLGHEGAGIVEKLGDGVDDLEIGQQVVTVFLPRCGECANCRTDGKLPCTPGSATNGAGTLPFDGHKVRLHDDTGAEVLHHLGASVFATHAVVNRASVVPVGDDVPASIAAVLGCAVLTGGGAVLNAGRPGPDDEVMIVGLGGVGMAALITALSIETAGVIGVDANPDKLVRAKELGAVEVYTPEQLGERKAPIVIECVGHARAFETAFTATAVGGTTVTVGLPAPDAQSHFTPVTLTAEARTVIGSYLGSAVPSRDIPVYAQLWRDGKLPVEELISDAIKLNELNEAFDALSDGTVVRQVIDFEA; encoded by the coding sequence GTGAAGATCCAAGGCGCTGTGCTGCGAGAGATGAAGCGGCCCAGGCCCTTCGCCCAGTCACAGCCGATCTCGGTTGAGACGCTCGAACTCGATGAGCCGGGTCCTGGGGAGGTCCGGGTCCGGATGACGGCCGCCGGGGTCTGTCACTCGGACCTGTCCGTCGTCGACGGAAACCGTCCCCGCCCGCTGCCGATGTTGCTCGGTCACGAAGGCGCGGGAATCGTCGAGAAGCTCGGCGACGGCGTCGATGATCTCGAGATCGGCCAACAGGTCGTCACAGTGTTCCTGCCCCGGTGCGGGGAATGCGCGAACTGCCGCACCGACGGAAAACTTCCGTGCACGCCCGGCAGTGCGACGAACGGAGCCGGGACCCTGCCATTCGACGGACACAAGGTGCGTCTCCACGACGACACCGGCGCCGAGGTGCTCCACCACCTCGGTGCGTCCGTATTCGCCACTCACGCAGTGGTGAACCGGGCATCCGTGGTTCCCGTCGGCGACGATGTTCCCGCCTCCATCGCTGCGGTGCTCGGCTGCGCCGTGCTCACCGGCGGGGGAGCGGTGCTCAACGCAGGACGGCCGGGACCGGATGACGAGGTGATGATCGTCGGCCTCGGCGGAGTCGGAATGGCCGCGCTCATTACGGCTCTGTCGATCGAGACTGCCGGAGTCATCGGCGTCGACGCGAACCCCGACAAGCTGGTGCGGGCGAAGGAACTCGGCGCCGTCGAGGTCTACACCCCCGAACAGCTGGGCGAGCGGAAGGCTCCGATCGTCATCGAATGCGTCGGGCATGCTCGGGCGTTCGAGACCGCGTTCACGGCCACAGCTGTCGGCGGGACGACTGTGACGGTCGGGTTGCCCGCCCCGGACGCGCAGTCTCACTTCACCCCGGTGACCCTGACAGCCGAGGCCCGGACCGTGATCGGCTCCTATCTGGGGTCGGCAGTGCCGAGTCGGGATATCCCCGTCTATGCCCAGCTGTGGAGAGACGGCAAGCTGCCCGTCGAGGAGCTCATCTCCGACGCGATCAAGCTGAACGAGCTCAACGAGGCCTTCGACGCGCTCTCCGACGGGACAGTCGTCAGGCAGGTCATCGACTTCGAGGCCTGA
- the tig gene encoding trigger factor — protein sequence MKSSVEQLDPTRVKISVEVPYAELKPSVDEAYKTIGAQVTVPGFRKGKVPARIIDQRIGRPAVIQEAINNGLDDFYRNAVEEHDLKPLGQPEVEISEVPGLDGTEDGELGFTVEVDVRPEVELPAYDTINIEVDPIEVTDADVDAELEQLRTRFGTLVAVDRPAAKDDFVTLDLVATIGDEEIDTASDISYQVGAGTMLEGMDEALDGLSAGETTTFETTFAGGEHAGEQGTVKITLGAVKERELPEADDDFAQLASEFDTIDELREDLRVQAGKAKETEQGVQARDKVLEHLMETLDVPVPAKIVTDEVERHLESENRSDDDEHRKEVTEETERNLRTQFILDAVSEAENVEVSQPELIEYLISASQQYGMNPNEFAQMLDSSGQVNALVGEVSRRKALAAVLAGATVKDTAGNVVDMEAFTSAGDDAEEAGAEDADATAQSAEAADEAPAEVAEEN from the coding sequence GTGAAGAGCTCCGTCGAGCAACTCGACCCCACCCGGGTCAAGATCAGCGTGGAAGTCCCATACGCCGAACTCAAACCGAGCGTCGACGAGGCATACAAGACCATCGGGGCTCAGGTCACCGTCCCCGGGTTCCGTAAGGGCAAGGTCCCCGCGCGCATCATCGATCAGCGCATCGGCCGTCCTGCTGTGATCCAGGAAGCCATCAACAACGGACTTGATGACTTCTACCGCAACGCGGTCGAAGAGCATGACCTCAAGCCGTTGGGCCAGCCCGAGGTCGAGATCTCCGAGGTTCCCGGTCTCGACGGAACCGAAGACGGCGAACTCGGCTTCACCGTCGAGGTCGACGTGCGCCCCGAGGTCGAACTGCCTGCCTACGACACGATCAACATCGAGGTCGACCCCATCGAGGTCACCGACGCCGATGTCGACGCCGAGCTCGAGCAGCTGCGCACCCGCTTCGGAACACTCGTCGCCGTGGACCGCCCCGCGGCCAAGGACGACTTCGTCACCCTCGATCTCGTCGCCACCATCGGCGACGAAGAGATCGACACCGCTTCCGACATCTCCTACCAGGTCGGTGCCGGAACGATGCTCGAAGGCATGGACGAAGCTCTCGACGGCCTCTCCGCCGGAGAGACCACGACCTTCGAGACCACCTTCGCAGGCGGCGAGCACGCCGGCGAACAGGGCACCGTGAAGATCACCCTGGGTGCTGTGAAGGAACGTGAACTGCCCGAGGCCGACGACGACTTCGCTCAGCTGGCCAGCGAGTTCGACACGATCGACGAACTGCGGGAGGACCTGCGCGTCCAGGCCGGCAAGGCCAAGGAGACAGAACAGGGCGTCCAGGCACGCGACAAGGTCCTCGAGCACCTCATGGAGACCCTCGACGTCCCGGTTCCCGCCAAGATCGTCACCGACGAGGTCGAGCGTCACCTCGAGTCCGAGAACCGTTCGGACGACGACGAGCACCGCAAGGAGGTCACCGAGGAGACCGAGCGCAACCTGCGCACGCAGTTCATCCTCGATGCGGTCTCCGAAGCCGAGAACGTCGAGGTCAGCCAGCCCGAACTCATCGAGTACCTGATCTCCGCTTCGCAGCAGTACGGAATGAACCCCAACGAGTTCGCCCAGATGCTCGACAGCTCCGGCCAGGTCAACGCGCTGGTCGGCGAGGTCTCGCGCCGCAAGGCCCTGGCCGCCGTCCTCGCCGGTGCCACGGTCAAGGACACCGCCGGAAACGTCGTCGACATGGAGGCCTTCACCTCCGCCGGTGACGACGCCGAGGAAGCCGGTGCCGAGGATGCCGACGCGACCGCGCAGAGCGCGGAAGCCGCGGACGAAGCACCTGCAGAGGTCGCCGAAGAGAACTGA
- a CDS encoding ATP-dependent Clp protease proteolytic subunit: MTAPVGLDAGGGMGLDDHIFNRLLKERIIWLGSEVRDDNANAICAQMMLLAAEDPEADISLYINSPGGSVTAGMAIYDTMQYIKPDVSTVAMGMAASMGQFLLSSGTPGKRYATPHARILMHQPLGGIGGTATDIKIQAELILHMKKQMAELTAQQTGKSLEQILQDNDRDHWFTAEEALEYGFIDKMVTRASDVENN; the protein is encoded by the coding sequence ATGACAGCTCCCGTCGGCCTCGACGCCGGTGGGGGAATGGGTCTGGACGACCACATCTTCAATCGTCTTCTCAAAGAGCGCATCATCTGGCTCGGTTCGGAAGTGCGTGACGACAACGCCAACGCCATCTGCGCGCAGATGATGCTGCTGGCCGCCGAAGATCCCGAAGCGGACATCTCGCTCTACATCAACTCGCCCGGCGGCTCCGTCACCGCCGGAATGGCCATCTACGACACGATGCAGTACATCAAGCCCGATGTCTCCACCGTGGCCATGGGCATGGCCGCCTCGATGGGACAGTTCCTGCTCTCCTCGGGCACCCCGGGCAAGCGCTACGCCACCCCGCACGCCCGCATCCTCATGCACCAGCCGCTGGGCGGCATCGGCGGTACGGCCACCGACATCAAGATCCAGGCCGAACTGATCCTGCACATGAAGAAGCAGATGGCCGAACTGACTGCTCAGCAGACCGGGAAGTCGCTCGAGCAGATCCTCCAGGACAACGACCGCGACCACTGGTTCACCGCCGAAGAGGCGCTCGAATACGGCTTCATCGACAAGATGGTCACCCGCGCGTCCGACGTCGAGAACAACTGA
- a CDS encoding ATP-dependent Clp protease proteolytic subunit, producing MNFMPGSTASNMPQSRYVMPQFEERTPYGFKRQDPYTKLFDDRVVFLGAQVDDTSADDVMAQLLVLESQDPDRDITLYINSPGGSFTAMTAIYDTMQYIKPEIQTVCLGQAASAAAVLLAAGTPGKRLALPNARVLIHQPAMQGQGQGQASDLEIQAAEVLRMREWLEGTLAKHSNKEAAQVSNDIERDLFLTAEQAKDYGLVDQVLSSRKNAS from the coding sequence ATGAACTTTATGCCGGGATCGACGGCGTCGAACATGCCGCAGTCGCGTTATGTCATGCCGCAGTTCGAAGAGCGCACGCCCTACGGCTTCAAGCGCCAGGATCCCTACACCAAGCTCTTCGACGACCGCGTCGTATTCCTCGGCGCACAGGTCGATGACACCTCCGCCGACGATGTCATGGCTCAGCTGCTCGTCCTGGAATCGCAGGATCCTGACCGTGACATCACTCTCTACATCAACTCGCCGGGTGGGTCGTTCACGGCGATGACGGCCATCTACGACACGATGCAGTACATCAAGCCGGAGATTCAGACCGTGTGCCTCGGTCAGGCCGCCTCCGCAGCCGCCGTGCTGCTGGCCGCCGGCACTCCCGGCAAGCGTCTGGCCCTGCCGAACGCGCGAGTGCTCATCCACCAGCCCGCGATGCAGGGGCAGGGACAGGGTCAGGCCTCTGACCTCGAGATCCAGGCCGCTGAGGTGCTGCGGATGCGCGAATGGCTCGAGGGAACTCTGGCCAAGCACTCGAACAAGGAGGCCGCACAGGTCTCGAACGACATCGAACGCGACCTCTTCCTCACGGCCGAGCAGGCCAAGGACTACGGTCTCGTCGACCAGGTGCTCTCTTCGCGCAAGAACGCGAGCTGA